In Ochrobactrum sp. Marseille-Q0166, a single genomic region encodes these proteins:
- a CDS encoding precorrin-2 C(20)-methyltransferase: MALKGKLYGLGVGPGDPELITLKALRLLKSAPVVAYHAAKGKKGNALTIVETYLSSEQTLVPLIYPVTTEKLPAHMDYEQIVSDFYAEITRTIASHLDAGRDVAVIAEGDPFFYGSFMYIHDRLSEKYETQVVPGVCSVLGAAAMLGAPLVYRNQTLSILSGVMSAEELKTRLAGTEAAAIMKLGKNLDKVRDVLSELGLMDRALYIERATMQNQRIAPLAEVSGSDCPYFSIILVPGSKWNGA; the protein is encoded by the coding sequence ATGGCTCTCAAAGGCAAACTCTATGGTCTGGGCGTCGGCCCCGGCGATCCTGAACTCATCACGCTCAAAGCGCTTCGACTGCTCAAATCGGCTCCCGTGGTCGCTTATCATGCTGCCAAGGGCAAAAAGGGCAATGCGCTGACGATTGTCGAGACTTATCTCTCTTCAGAGCAGACTTTGGTACCGCTTATCTATCCGGTAACAACGGAAAAACTGCCCGCCCACATGGATTATGAGCAAATCGTCAGCGATTTCTATGCCGAGATCACTAGGACGATTGCAAGCCATCTCGATGCAGGCCGCGACGTGGCCGTAATCGCGGAAGGTGATCCATTCTTCTATGGCTCGTTCATGTATATCCATGACCGACTGTCTGAAAAATACGAAACGCAAGTCGTGCCTGGCGTTTGCTCTGTTCTGGGCGCCGCTGCCATGCTCGGCGCGCCCTTGGTCTACCGCAACCAGACCCTGTCGATTCTTTCGGGTGTCATGAGCGCAGAAGAACTCAAAACACGTCTCGCAGGTACTGAGGCCGCCGCCATTATGAAACTCGGCAAAAATCTCGACAAGGTTCGTGATGTGCTGAGCGAACTTGGGCTGATGGATCGTGCGCTCTATATCGAACGTGCAACCATGCAAAACCAGCGTATTGCGCCATTGGCCGAGGTGAGTGGTAGCGATTGCCCTTATTTCTCGATCATCCTCGTTCCGGGCAGCAAATGGAACGGCGCATGA
- a CDS encoding precorrin-8X methylmutase, with protein MTDYIRDGQAIYDRSFAIIRAEADLSRIPADLEKLAVRVAHASGMVDIVEDIVFSEGAGQAGRDALLNGAPILCDARMVAEGITRSRLPANNDVICTLNDPSVPDLAEKIGNTRSAAALDLWLPHLEGSIVAIGNAPTALFRLFEMLDNGAPKPALILGMPVGFVGAAESKDELAENSRGVPFVIVRGRRGGSAMTAAAVNALASERE; from the coding sequence ATGACAGATTACATCCGCGATGGGCAAGCCATTTATGACCGCTCCTTCGCCATCATCCGCGCTGAGGCCGATCTAAGCCGCATACCTGCGGACCTCGAAAAGCTCGCCGTGCGCGTTGCTCACGCATCTGGCATGGTTGATATTGTTGAAGACATCGTCTTCTCAGAAGGAGCAGGACAGGCCGGTCGCGATGCATTGCTCAACGGTGCGCCGATTCTCTGCGATGCGCGCATGGTTGCGGAAGGCATCACCCGTTCGCGACTGCCAGCCAATAATGATGTTATCTGCACGCTGAACGATCCATCGGTTCCAGACTTGGCGGAAAAGATTGGCAACACGCGCTCTGCCGCAGCCCTTGACCTCTGGCTTCCACACCTTGAAGGCAGCATCGTTGCTATAGGCAACGCGCCAACCGCCCTTTTCCGCCTGTTTGAAATGCTTGACAATGGGGCACCCAAGCCTGCGCTTATTCTTGGTATGCCGGTCGGCTTTGTGGGCGCTGCCGAATCCAAAGATGAACTGGCTGAAAACAGCCGTGGTGTTCCTTTCGTCATCGTGCGCGGACGTCGCGGTGGCAGCGCCATGACAGCCGCTGCCGTCAATGCACTGGCTTCGGAGCGCGAATAA
- the cobG gene encoding precorrin-3B synthase, with protein sequence MLSQQNSQTIAIRPDRRSACPGLSRMVMSKDGAIARIKLRLGRLSVAQAQAIADIAERFETGAIELSIRSNIQLRGIHPDVWPNVISALHEAGLGAENAAADDVRNVMVSPTAGIDPNQISNVTGLAAKLLSILQKNETYHALSPKFSLQIDGGEDCAMVSHPGDIWLSAIEGGKAYTFGLASSPDKKALGAVPSDHALPFIEALLQHFLAASQKGIARMKHLFEVMPIAEFLRTLPFPFDAPVSWQRKAPIGQAHLGLHRQLDGHFYVGAMPFLGRLTPQQLRGLNKLASKELHLTPWQGILIPHIAEAEGKSIISELHALGFSTEPASPAARLRACSGSKGCASALSDTQADGEKLAGELQNDTTQIHITGCAKSCAALSPLPHTLLARSPMHYDLFLQDKAGPARFGRLLASNITIDEAAKLLNK encoded by the coding sequence ATGTTGAGCCAGCAAAATAGCCAGACCATTGCTATCAGACCCGACCGGCGTAGTGCCTGTCCGGGGCTTTCGCGCATGGTGATGAGCAAGGACGGCGCAATCGCCCGCATCAAGCTTCGACTCGGAAGGCTCAGCGTGGCACAGGCTCAAGCTATCGCAGATATCGCCGAACGATTTGAAACAGGCGCGATTGAATTGTCGATTCGCTCCAATATTCAGCTTCGCGGAATTCATCCCGACGTCTGGCCGAATGTAATTAGTGCACTTCATGAGGCCGGGCTTGGTGCGGAAAACGCGGCGGCTGATGATGTTCGTAATGTCATGGTCAGCCCGACTGCTGGTATTGATCCCAACCAAATCAGCAATGTGACCGGGTTAGCGGCTAAGCTGCTTTCCATTTTGCAGAAAAATGAAACTTATCACGCGCTATCACCCAAATTTTCGCTCCAGATCGACGGTGGCGAAGATTGCGCTATGGTTTCGCATCCAGGCGACATCTGGCTCTCGGCAATTGAAGGTGGCAAGGCCTATACGTTTGGACTGGCTTCCTCGCCTGACAAAAAAGCGCTTGGCGCAGTTCCAAGCGATCATGCCCTGCCTTTTATCGAGGCTCTGCTACAACATTTCCTTGCGGCGAGCCAAAAAGGCATTGCCCGCATGAAGCACCTCTTCGAGGTGATGCCGATCGCAGAATTTCTCCGAACGCTTCCATTTCCATTTGATGCACCCGTAAGCTGGCAGCGCAAAGCACCCATCGGGCAAGCGCATCTTGGCTTACATCGCCAACTCGACGGTCACTTTTATGTCGGTGCCATGCCGTTTCTTGGTCGCCTGACACCACAGCAACTGCGTGGGCTTAACAAGCTTGCAAGCAAAGAACTGCATCTCACCCCATGGCAAGGCATCCTGATCCCGCATATTGCGGAAGCTGAAGGCAAGAGCATCATCAGCGAGCTACATGCCTTGGGCTTCTCAACCGAGCCAGCCTCCCCTGCCGCCCGCCTTCGGGCCTGTTCCGGTTCCAAAGGCTGTGCTTCTGCCCTTTCAGACACACAGGCAGACGGAGAAAAGCTTGCAGGTGAGCTACAAAACGACACCACACAGATTCACATCACAGGCTGCGCCAAATCCTGCGCTGCTCTTTCTCCCTTGCCACACACGCTTCTCGCCCGCTCCCCAATGCATTACGACCTATTTTTGCAAGACAAAGCTGGACCAGCTCGCTTCGGACGGCTATTGGCGTCAAACATCACCATTGATGAGGCAGCAAAGCTGCTGAACAAATAG
- the cbiE gene encoding precorrin-6y C5,15-methyltransferase (decarboxylating) subunit CbiE, whose amino-acid sequence MSCWLTIIGIGEDGLAGLGKNARDALTSADVIFGGKRHLAFINPDVQAERISWPSPFDDAFPMIEAQRGRQVVVLASGDPMFFGMGASLSRHFSTQDMQIIPFPSSLSLAASRMAWPLQGVRTISVHGRPFELLAPHILPGEKILVLSHDGTTPAKTAALLKAKGFGQSRLTVLEHLGGPKEKSINETADDWPHENCADLNVLAIECIAASDAVVFSPVSGLPDRAFENDGQLTKRDVRAVTLSRLQPFPHQILWDVGAGCGSIGIEWMRVHPTCRAIAIEADENRQKLIERNACALGVPGLQLVKGEAPKALSGLEAPDAIFIGGGVTDAGVIEACWSSLKPGGRLVANAVTLQSEMQLFNWRQQHGGELTRLQLAQAGGLGSFDAWRQALPVTIYCGFKTK is encoded by the coding sequence ATGAGCTGCTGGCTGACAATTATTGGTATTGGTGAGGATGGGCTGGCGGGGCTTGGAAAGAACGCCCGCGACGCGCTCACCAGTGCTGATGTGATTTTCGGCGGCAAGCGGCATCTGGCCTTTATCAATCCTGACGTTCAAGCCGAGCGGATTTCGTGGCCTTCACCGTTTGATGATGCATTTCCAATGATCGAAGCCCAACGTGGCAGGCAAGTTGTCGTGCTGGCAAGCGGTGATCCGATGTTCTTTGGCATGGGCGCTTCGTTGAGCCGGCATTTCTCGACACAGGATATGCAGATCATCCCGTTTCCATCGTCATTGTCACTGGCTGCAAGCCGCATGGCGTGGCCGTTGCAAGGGGTACGCACGATCAGCGTGCATGGGCGCCCGTTTGAACTGCTAGCACCGCATATATTGCCGGGCGAGAAAATTCTTGTCCTCAGTCATGATGGAACAACACCTGCAAAAACTGCTGCACTTCTCAAGGCCAAAGGCTTTGGTCAAAGCCGTCTGACGGTGCTTGAGCACCTGGGTGGACCAAAGGAAAAATCTATCAATGAGACCGCTGATGATTGGCCGCACGAAAACTGCGCCGATCTCAATGTGCTGGCAATTGAATGTATTGCTGCGTCCGATGCGGTAGTTTTTTCGCCTGTCAGCGGATTGCCAGACCGTGCTTTTGAAAATGACGGGCAACTGACAAAACGCGATGTACGCGCAGTGACACTCTCACGGTTGCAGCCTTTCCCGCATCAGATTTTATGGGATGTCGGTGCAGGTTGCGGTTCGATTGGTATTGAATGGATGCGTGTTCATCCGACTTGTCGGGCGATCGCAATCGAAGCTGATGAAAACCGGCAGAAACTCATTGAGCGCAACGCGTGCGCCCTGGGCGTGCCCGGTTTGCAGCTTGTGAAAGGGGAGGCGCCGAAGGCGTTGAGCGGCCTTGAAGCGCCAGATGCTATTTTTATCGGCGGTGGTGTAACGGACGCGGGCGTGATTGAAGCTTGTTGGTCATCCCTAAAGCCCGGTGGGCGATTGGTAGCTAATGCCGTCACACTGCAAAGCGAAATGCAGCTTTTCAACTGGCGTCAGCAGCATGGTGGTGAGCTGACAAGGCTGCAACTCGCGCAAGCAGGCGGCCTTGGTTCTTTTGATGCTTGGCGTCAGGCACTGCCTGTCACAATTTATTGCGGCTTTAAAACGAAATGA
- a CDS encoding siderophore-interacting protein gives MSELSLNANARIALDNPDHIVNQLLDHFDEHGDVVRQDTSARLVLSFGQAEVRWDHEAVDVDVRSDDDAGLAYMKLAIASHILEFLDKEDTAPKIRWVGDGAAGEPLPYFREMKVVSVSNVTPHMRRVRLQGNDLKRFSQHGLHIRLLFPQKALAQPQWPVMGEDGRPVWPEGEAQIVARVYTIRQIDVDAGWVDIDMVIHGDDCDAPGSGWAMSVKPGDIVGMTGPGGGDAAQDASWYLLAGDETALPAIGRILERLPAGVKAVVRVEIDNAAEEQVIQSKADVDLQWLHRNGKEAGTTTLLQDAVRAVELPEGEENIYVWAGCEFNAFRAIRTYMRKERNVPKDKQLIVAYWRRGKDGDNARRGADD, from the coding sequence ATGTCCGAATTGAGCCTGAACGCCAACGCTCGTATCGCACTCGACAACCCTGACCATATTGTTAATCAGCTGCTTGATCATTTTGATGAACATGGTGATGTGGTGCGGCAGGATACCAGCGCCAGACTCGTTCTTAGTTTCGGACAAGCGGAAGTTCGATGGGATCATGAGGCTGTCGACGTAGATGTTCGCAGCGACGATGACGCCGGCCTTGCCTATATGAAGCTGGCAATCGCTTCCCACATATTGGAGTTTCTCGACAAGGAAGATACTGCACCGAAGATACGCTGGGTTGGCGATGGTGCAGCCGGGGAACCGCTCCCATATTTTCGTGAAATGAAGGTCGTGTCTGTTTCCAACGTCACGCCCCACATGCGCCGTGTGCGTTTGCAGGGCAATGATCTCAAGCGTTTTTCACAACATGGCCTGCATATCCGTCTTCTTTTCCCGCAGAAGGCACTGGCGCAACCGCAATGGCCAGTCATGGGGGAGGATGGCCGTCCGGTCTGGCCGGAAGGCGAAGCGCAGATCGTGGCGCGTGTTTATACAATTCGCCAGATTGATGTCGATGCTGGCTGGGTTGACATCGACATGGTTATTCATGGCGATGATTGTGACGCGCCAGGGTCTGGTTGGGCAATGAGCGTCAAGCCGGGTGATATTGTCGGCATGACCGGTCCGGGTGGCGGGGATGCAGCCCAGGATGCAAGCTGGTATCTGCTGGCTGGCGACGAAACAGCACTGCCAGCAATCGGACGAATTCTGGAACGTCTCCCGGCGGGTGTTAAGGCCGTTGTACGTGTTGAGATTGATAATGCTGCGGAAGAGCAGGTTATTCAGTCAAAGGCTGATGTTGATTTACAATGGTTGCATCGTAATGGCAAAGAAGCAGGAACCACCACGCTTTTGCAGGATGCTGTTCGTGCGGTCGAATTGCCTGAAGGTGAAGAGAATATCTACGTCTGGGCAGGTTGTGAATTCAATGCGTTTCGCGCAATCCGCACCTATATGCGCAAAGAGCGCAATGTACCCAAAGACAAGCAGTTGATCGTTGCCTATTGGCGGCGTGGTAAGGACGGAGATAATGCTCGCCGCGGAGCGGATGATTGA
- a CDS encoding ABC transporter ATP-binding protein, translated as MSTTPALSVDKVDVFFDEFHALKSVSIDVAPGESYGLVGESGSGKSTLLRAVAGLAPVDDGEIRIDGKKLRTPRDKAFYRNVQMVFQDPYGSLHPRQTVDRLLLEPLAVHGIGDTEQRIVRALDEVGLGSGFRFRYPHQLSGGQRQRIAIARALIIEPSILLLDEPTSALDASVQAEVLNLLEQVRRDRKLTFVMVSHDLGVVTHMCERLAVMRNGEVIEQLEATDLVNGTINADYTKNLMIASEGFRR; from the coding sequence ATGAGTACCACTCCAGCTCTTAGCGTCGATAAAGTCGACGTTTTCTTTGATGAGTTCCACGCGCTGAAATCAGTCAGCATTGATGTGGCACCTGGAGAATCCTATGGTCTGGTTGGCGAATCCGGTTCCGGTAAGTCCACGCTTCTGCGTGCCGTAGCCGGTCTTGCACCTGTCGATGACGGTGAAATCCGAATTGATGGCAAGAAGCTCAGAACACCGCGCGACAAAGCGTTCTATCGCAATGTTCAGATGGTGTTTCAGGACCCTTACGGCTCACTGCATCCACGCCAGACAGTCGATCGCCTCTTGCTTGAGCCGCTTGCAGTACATGGCATTGGCGATACTGAACAACGCATTGTTCGCGCTCTTGATGAAGTGGGATTAGGCTCTGGATTTCGCTTCCGCTATCCGCACCAGCTATCTGGCGGTCAGCGCCAGCGTATTGCGATTGCGCGTGCACTCATCATTGAACCAAGTATTCTGCTTCTTGATGAACCAACTTCGGCACTTGATGCATCAGTCCAAGCAGAAGTGCTCAACCTGCTTGAACAGGTGCGTCGTGACCGCAAACTGACCTTCGTTATGGTCAGCCACGATCTTGGTGTCGTTACGCATATGTGTGAACGACTTGCCGTGATGCGCAACGGTGAAGTGATCGAGCAACTTGAAGCTACAGACTTGGTAAACGGCACTATCAACGCCGACTATACAAAAAACCTGATGATAGCCAGCGAAGGCTTCCGCAGATAA
- a CDS encoding ABC transporter ATP-binding protein gives MKPLLTVEDLRVTFPTRTGAIEAVRGVSFTLGRERLGIVGESGSGKSQTGRAIMGLTPPHAKITAKKLEFDGIDLLKASPRERRSLRGGRVAMVLQDPKYSLNPVMTIGKQIAETLKAHGKFSSAEIRSRSIAMLEAVQIRDPERVMKLYPHEVSGGMGQRVMIAMMLVAEPEMLIADEPTSALDVTVQLEVLGILDKLVAERGMGLIFVSHDLRLVSSFCDRVIVMYAGKIVEEIAASDLANAKHPYTQGLLNCMPKLGSNHHPLPTLQREEAWRL, from the coding sequence ATGAAGCCACTTCTGACAGTTGAAGACCTCCGCGTCACTTTCCCAACCCGCACAGGTGCCATTGAAGCCGTGCGCGGCGTAAGCTTTACGCTTGGTCGTGAGCGTCTCGGGATTGTCGGCGAATCAGGCTCCGGTAAATCTCAAACCGGGCGTGCCATCATGGGCCTGACCCCACCCCATGCGAAGATAACCGCGAAAAAACTTGAATTCGACGGTATTGATCTTCTTAAAGCTTCGCCGCGGGAGCGTCGCAGCCTGCGCGGGGGGCGGGTTGCAATGGTGTTGCAGGACCCAAAATATTCGCTCAATCCGGTGATGACCATTGGAAAACAGATAGCGGAAACGCTGAAAGCCCACGGCAAGTTTTCGAGTGCGGAAATACGCTCCCGTTCAATTGCCATGCTGGAAGCAGTACAAATCCGCGATCCTGAGCGTGTCATGAAGCTCTATCCGCACGAAGTATCGGGGGGCATGGGACAACGCGTCATGATCGCCATGATGCTGGTAGCAGAACCGGAAATGCTGATTGCCGATGAACCAACATCGGCACTCGACGTGACGGTTCAGCTTGAAGTTCTTGGTATTCTCGACAAGCTCGTGGCAGAGCGCGGCATGGGGCTGATCTTTGTCAGTCACGATCTGCGGCTTGTTTCATCTTTTTGCGACCGCGTGATCGTCATGTATGCAGGAAAAATCGTTGAGGAAATCGCGGCGAGCGATCTCGCCAATGCGAAACACCCCTATACGCAAGGACTGCTCAACTGCATGCCAAAACTTGGGTCAAACCACCATCCATTACCCACCTTGCAGCGTGAGGAGGCATGGCGTCTATGA
- the nikC gene encoding nickel transporter permease, whose amino-acid sequence MSQMTETSNLSWREWLLSERPQSRMQARLGRSYMIWRRFTANKLAVLGLLIIIALLLVAAFAPLLAPHSPYTGDLANARLLPPGTPGYWLGTDDQGRDILSRLIYGSRLTLYVVLLVAIIAAPIGLLVGTVAGYAGGWVDAVLMRITDIFLAFPKLILALAFVAALGPGIENAIIAIAITSWPPYARIARAETLTIRNSDYISAVRLMGASPFRIILRHVMPLCTSSLIVRVTLDMAGIILTAAGLGFLGLGAQPPLPEWGAMIASGRRFILDQWWVAAMPGIAILIVSLGFNFLGDGLRDALDPRGNNQ is encoded by the coding sequence ATGAGCCAAATGACAGAAACATCCAATCTTTCATGGCGCGAATGGCTGCTCTCCGAGCGTCCGCAATCGCGTATGCAGGCGCGCCTCGGCCGATCCTATATGATCTGGCGGCGCTTCACCGCCAATAAGCTTGCCGTTCTGGGTCTGCTTATCATCATTGCGCTGCTACTGGTTGCAGCCTTCGCTCCTCTACTGGCACCGCACTCACCTTATACGGGTGACCTCGCCAATGCCCGCCTGCTCCCTCCGGGAACACCAGGTTACTGGCTCGGCACCGATGATCAGGGTCGAGATATTCTTTCGCGTCTGATCTACGGTTCACGGTTGACACTCTATGTCGTGCTTCTGGTTGCCATTATTGCAGCACCTATCGGGCTTCTGGTCGGTACGGTTGCAGGTTATGCTGGTGGCTGGGTTGACGCTGTTCTCATGCGCATTACAGACATTTTCCTTGCCTTTCCAAAGCTTATTCTGGCACTCGCCTTTGTTGCAGCATTAGGACCGGGCATCGAAAATGCCATCATCGCCATCGCAATCACCTCATGGCCACCTTACGCACGTATTGCACGCGCTGAAACGCTGACCATTCGCAATTCGGATTACATCTCCGCTGTGCGTCTGATGGGTGCCTCACCATTCCGTATCATCCTGCGGCACGTCATGCCACTTTGCACATCGTCTCTGATTGTGCGTGTCACGCTTGATATGGCCGGCATCATTCTGACCGCAGCAGGCCTCGGCTTCCTTGGCCTCGGTGCTCAGCCGCCATTGCCTGAATGGGGCGCAATGATTGCTTCAGGTCGCCGTTTCATTCTTGATCAGTGGTGGGTTGCAGCCATGCCGGGTATTGCAATCCTCATCGTCAGTCTTGGATTCAACTTCCTCGGCGATGGCCTTCGCGATGCACTTGATCCGCGGGGTAACAACCAATGA
- a CDS encoding ABC transporter permease, whose protein sequence is MSTITPVKKKRGARRRSSSIALAIASFLVIVITTYLGLLAVTFFIGRVVPIDPVLAIVGDRAPSHVVERVRQEMGFNLPYYQQFYLYVKGVLQGDFGTSVLTTNPVMTDIRRVFPATMELATIGTIIGALFGIPLGVLAAVKRGSIIDQIVRVIGLVGYSVPIFWLGMLALLVFYARLGWTAGPGRIDITFEYTFTPITGFYLVDAILQRDWEALRNIVSHLVLPSALLGYFSLAYISRMTRSFMLNELEQEYIVAARAKGISETRIIWGHALRNAAVPLVTVIALSYAGLLEGSVLTETIFSWPGLGLYITNSLQNADMNAVLGGTIIIGSVFIALNLVSDLLYRLLDPRTRAR, encoded by the coding sequence TTGAGTACAATAACACCTGTAAAGAAAAAGAGGGGCGCCCGACGGCGCTCCTCTTCCATCGCTTTGGCGATTGCCAGTTTTCTGGTGATCGTCATCACCACATATCTCGGCCTTCTGGCCGTCACATTTTTCATCGGCCGCGTTGTGCCGATTGATCCTGTTCTGGCTATCGTCGGCGACCGTGCCCCCTCACATGTGGTTGAGCGTGTGCGTCAAGAAATGGGCTTCAACCTGCCCTATTACCAGCAGTTCTATCTGTATGTAAAAGGTGTCCTGCAAGGGGATTTCGGCACATCTGTTCTGACCACAAACCCGGTGATGACAGATATTCGTCGAGTGTTCCCTGCAACGATGGAACTCGCAACCATCGGCACGATTATCGGCGCTCTGTTTGGTATTCCGCTTGGCGTCCTTGCCGCAGTTAAGCGCGGCAGCATTATCGACCAGATCGTTCGGGTGATCGGCCTTGTGGGCTATTCCGTACCGATTTTCTGGCTTGGTATGCTCGCACTGCTGGTTTTCTATGCACGCCTTGGCTGGACCGCCGGTCCGGGACGCATTGACATAACATTCGAGTATACTTTTACGCCAATTACCGGCTTTTATCTGGTTGACGCAATCCTACAGCGCGACTGGGAAGCATTGCGAAACATCGTCTCGCACCTCGTTTTGCCATCGGCTTTGCTTGGCTATTTCTCTCTAGCCTATATCAGCCGTATGACGCGCTCCTTCATGCTCAACGAACTTGAACAGGAATACATTGTGGCTGCGCGTGCGAAAGGTATTTCGGAAACCCGCATCATCTGGGGTCATGCTCTTCGTAATGCGGCTGTGCCGCTGGTGACCGTCATTGCATTGTCCTATGCTGGTCTTCTCGAAGGCTCCGTTCTGACCGAGACAATCTTCTCATGGCCGGGACTTGGTCTTTACATCACCAATTCACTGCAAAATGCTGACATGAATGCCGTTCTCGGTGGGACAATCATCATCGGGTCGGTGTTTATCGCGCTCAATCTTGTTTCCGATCTGCTGTATCGGCTTCTCGACCCAAGGACGCGCGCACGATGA
- a CDS encoding ABC transporter substrate-binding protein gives MKNLGRLRLLAAGAALATLMAANPALSATPADTLVQAWAIDDTITLDPAESFELSPAEFIGNAYDMLVRLDINDTSKVVPGAAESWTISEDGLTYTFKMKPGIKFASGNPLTAKDVAYTFERAVRLDKSPAFILTQFGLNGENVIENAKAVDDTTFVLKVDKAYAPSFVLNCLTATIGAIVDQKLLEEHSVKVTPTDDYKYDTDYAAAWLKTGYAGSGPFKIRDWRANEVVVLERNDNYYGEKAKLARVFYRHVKESATQRLMLESGDVDVARNLEPGDLEAVQKNKDLAVASAPKGTVYYISLNQKNAELAKPEVREAFKYLVDYDAIGSTLIKGIGEVRQTYQAKGVLGALDASPYKLDVDKAKELLAKAGLKDGLKVTFDVRNTQPVTGIAESFQQSAAKAGVKIDIIPGDGKQTLTKYRARNHDLYIGQWGMDYWDPNSNAEAFTSNPDNSDDASTKTLAWRNAWAIPELTKQTQAALLERDNEKRADEYKKLQEEALKESPFVMLFQQIEVAGLRGDVKGYKLGPTFDSNFLAPVSKD, from the coding sequence ATGAAGAATCTCGGACGTTTGCGTCTTCTCGCGGCAGGTGCAGCCCTAGCTACACTCATGGCTGCAAATCCGGCATTGTCGGCAACTCCTGCCGATACGCTCGTTCAGGCATGGGCGATTGACGACACTATTACGCTCGACCCAGCGGAATCCTTTGAGCTGTCACCAGCAGAATTCATCGGTAATGCCTATGATATGCTGGTGCGTCTTGATATAAATGACACGTCAAAAGTTGTACCGGGTGCGGCTGAAAGCTGGACAATCTCGGAAGATGGCCTCACCTACACATTCAAGATGAAGCCAGGTATCAAGTTTGCTTCCGGCAATCCGCTGACCGCAAAAGACGTGGCTTACACGTTTGAGCGCGCTGTACGTCTCGACAAAAGCCCGGCTTTCATTCTGACCCAGTTTGGTCTCAATGGCGAAAACGTCATCGAAAATGCCAAGGCTGTCGATGACACGACTTTCGTACTGAAAGTGGACAAGGCTTATGCACCAAGCTTCGTGCTGAACTGCCTCACCGCCACTATCGGCGCGATTGTTGACCAGAAGCTGCTGGAAGAGCATTCTGTTAAAGTCACGCCAACCGACGATTACAAATATGACACTGACTATGCCGCTGCATGGCTGAAAACCGGTTATGCCGGCTCTGGCCCGTTCAAAATCCGCGATTGGCGTGCCAATGAAGTTGTCGTTCTCGAACGCAACGACAATTACTATGGTGAAAAAGCCAAGCTCGCCCGCGTATTCTATCGTCACGTCAAGGAAAGCGCCACGCAGCGCCTGATGCTTGAATCGGGTGACGTCGATGTTGCGCGTAACCTTGAACCGGGTGATCTGGAAGCTGTACAGAAAAACAAGGATCTGGCAGTCGCCAGTGCTCCGAAGGGCACTGTCTATTACATCAGCCTCAACCAGAAGAACGCCGAGCTCGCAAAGCCGGAAGTTCGTGAAGCCTTCAAATATCTGGTTGATTACGATGCAATCGGTTCGACCCTCATCAAGGGCATCGGCGAAGTCCGTCAGACCTATCAGGCCAAGGGTGTTCTCGGCGCGCTCGACGCAAGCCCTTACAAGCTTGATGTCGATAAGGCGAAGGAACTTCTGGCAAAGGCTGGCCTGAAAGATGGCCTCAAGGTAACTTTCGATGTGCGTAACACGCAGCCAGTTACAGGTATTGCCGAATCCTTCCAGCAGTCGGCTGCAAAAGCGGGCGTGAAGATCGACATTATACCGGGTGACGGCAAGCAGACGCTGACCAAGTACCGCGCACGTAACCACGACCTCTATATCGGTCAGTGGGGCATGGATTACTGGGATCCGAATTCGAATGCTGAAGCATTCACATCAAATCCTGACAATAGTGACGATGCATCCACCAAGACTCTGGCATGGCGCAATGCATGGGCAATTCCGGAACTGACCAAGCAGACTCAGGCAGCATTGCTTGAACGCGACAATGAAAAGCGTGCGGACGAATATAAGAAGCTTCAAGAGGAAGCTCTCAAAGAAAGCCCGTTTGTGATGCTGTTCCAGCAGATCGAAGTTGCAGGTCTTCGCGGCGACGTGAAGGGCTACAAGCTCGGACCAACATTCGACTCAAATTTCCTCGCACCAGTCAGCAAAGACTGA